From the Chryseobacterium viscerum genome, one window contains:
- a CDS encoding heme-binding domain-containing protein yields MKMAKKIIFWILVGFALIQFFPIDRTNKPVDSATNFVDARKTPEKIRTLLKNACYDCHSNETVYPKYAFIAPVSWSVKSHVNEGREHLNFSTWETYNKDLKKNMITKSIQTIQSKAMPMPGYIVYHKEANLSEAERALLIQYFEEMLKAKTY; encoded by the coding sequence ATAAAAATGGCTAAGAAAATCATATTTTGGATATTAGTGGGTTTTGCCCTGATTCAGTTTTTTCCTATTGACAGGACCAATAAGCCGGTTGATTCTGCCACAAACTTCGTTGATGCAAGGAAAACACCGGAAAAGATCAGAACGCTGCTTAAAAATGCATGTTATGACTGCCATTCCAATGAAACAGTTTATCCGAAATATGCTTTTATCGCTCCTGTATCATGGTCTGTAAAAAGCCATGTAAATGAAGGCCGGGAGCACCTTAATTTTTCTACCTGGGAAACTTATAATAAGGATTTGAAGAAGAATATGATTACTAAATCTATTCAGACTATCCAAAGCAAAGCAATGCCAATGCCGGGTTATATTGTTTATCATAAAGAAGCCAATCTTTCAGAAGCAGAAAGAGCATTGCTGATTCAGTACTTTGAAGAAATGCTTAAGGCTAAAACCTATTAA
- a CDS encoding Ig-like domain-containing protein gives MKRFLLLFIICFLVHSCARVGSPVGGPKDTLAPRFLSSNIDTTRINVKKDIHELRLDFDEYVTLKDINKNLIISPPIKGITRILPSNIANKFVLIQWTDTLQANTTYNFNFGNSIVDNNESNILRYFNFAFSTGDKLDDLYISGEVKDAMDIKKKTGTTTENKLVVGLYQVKDTMDYKKKPYYITKVDEDGYYELNYLTPGKYKIIAFDDENGNSMYDPGKEKVGFQKDPINVEKSISGLNLKVYPSKKAVKYVEMKEIAGGALMTFEGNPDEVKVQSLNEKIKDIKITHNPKSDSVRIWFDAVKDDVGQTANEKLTFTHNKGMKKDSVYNVSLFYRYNKKNSMDVVSDNDGTSIAPKADLKLASNYIVDKIDPSKWTLKIKGDSLTTIPFTAKISETNPYQIHVQSDFVMGKSYELTVPKETVSSFYAKNSQSKRFDFDVAKVDQFGSVEFSISNAPEANYWIQLIDSSDKIAYQKYIKGDKVKFDILRPAEYIVRILVDNNGNKYWDEADFANDVFAEDAYIFHKKVIVRGLWETREDWDLKDTRTLDSPKSTSAAPAPASTSIPVPETPQPETPATTKEPLKKEFKSGNAVLTPAK, from the coding sequence ATGAAAAGGTTTCTTTTATTATTTATTATCTGTTTTCTTGTACATTCTTGTGCAAGAGTGGGATCTCCTGTTGGGGGGCCTAAAGATACTCTAGCACCAAGGTTTTTAAGTTCAAATATTGATACTACAAGAATTAATGTCAAAAAAGATATTCACGAGCTCCGTCTGGATTTTGATGAATATGTGACATTGAAGGACATCAATAAGAACCTGATTATTTCACCTCCTATTAAAGGGATAACAAGGATTCTTCCTTCAAATATTGCCAACAAATTTGTGCTGATCCAATGGACGGATACACTTCAGGCCAATACAACTTATAATTTCAATTTCGGAAACTCTATTGTAGACAATAACGAATCGAATATACTGAGGTATTTTAATTTTGCTTTTTCTACGGGAGATAAACTGGATGATCTTTACATCAGTGGCGAGGTAAAAGATGCAATGGATATTAAAAAGAAGACAGGAACAACAACGGAAAATAAGCTTGTGGTTGGTTTGTATCAGGTAAAAGATACCATGGATTATAAGAAAAAACCTTACTATATTACAAAGGTAGATGAAGATGGATATTATGAATTGAATTATCTGACCCCTGGAAAATATAAAATTATTGCTTTTGACGACGAGAATGGAAATTCTATGTATGACCCCGGAAAAGAAAAGGTTGGGTTCCAGAAAGATCCAATAAATGTAGAGAAATCTATTTCAGGATTGAATTTAAAAGTATATCCTTCCAAAAAAGCAGTGAAATATGTGGAAATGAAAGAAATCGCAGGAGGAGCTTTAATGACATTTGAAGGTAATCCTGATGAAGTAAAGGTTCAGTCACTGAATGAGAAAATAAAAGATATCAAAATAACGCATAACCCAAAATCCGACTCTGTCAGAATCTGGTTTGATGCGGTAAAAGATGATGTAGGGCAGACAGCAAATGAAAAACTCACGTTTACCCATAATAAAGGCATGAAAAAAGATAGTGTCTACAACGTTTCTTTATTTTACAGATATAATAAGAAGAATTCGATGGATGTCGTGAGCGATAATGACGGAACTTCAATCGCACCAAAAGCAGATTTAAAGCTTGCATCAAACTATATTGTAGATAAAATTGATCCTTCAAAATGGACGTTAAAGATCAAAGGTGACAGTTTAACAACTATACCATTTACAGCTAAAATTTCAGAAACAAACCCTTATCAGATCCATGTGCAATCGGATTTTGTGATGGGAAAAAGCTATGAGCTTACTGTTCCTAAGGAAACGGTCTCTTCATTCTACGCAAAAAACAGCCAGTCAAAACGATTTGATTTTGATGTTGCTAAAGTAGATCAGTTTGGAAGTGTTGAGTTCTCTATTTCAAATGCTCCGGAAGCAAATTACTGGATTCAGCTGATAGATTCTTCGGACAAAATTGCTTATCAGAAATATATAAAAGGAGATAAGGTAAAGTTTGATATATTAAGACCTGCAGAATATATTGTAAGAATTCTGGTAGATAATAACGGAAATAAATACTGGGATGAAGCAGATTTCGCTAACGATGTATTTGCCGAAGATGCCTATATCTTCCATAAAAAAGTGATCGTAAGAGGATTGTGGGAAACAAGAGAAGATTGGGACCTGAAGGATACCAGAACACTCGATAGCCCTAAATCAACTTCTGCTGCTCCAGCGCCAGCTTCAACCTCTATTCCGGTACCAGAAACTCCGCAGCCTGAAACGCCTGCAACAACGAAGGAACCGCTGAAAAAAGAATTTAAATCCGGTAACGCTGTTTTAACTCCGGCAAAATAA
- a CDS encoding serine hydrolase domain-containing protein — MTKRNFVLILTVLLSIFSCKKKTEAKETSAENTTNLPNYGNVDLGDVFTKGDGQLLNRQTTVSYIDQYYKKIWDGGDLSGGILVAKGDEILYENYRGFGREGNQMPIDKNTPLHVASVSKTLTAMAMMKLIEAGKIKLTDHLTQFFPGFPYPNVTVQTLLDQRSGLPKYEYFITKIQPAPAELSKPFITNQDVLNMIIKYKPDLARDTDTGFMYCNTNFALLALLVEKVTKTPFPQAMKEMIFTPLKMNHTYIFQEKDIPTASQSFYYGGNKLYPLDRLDLIYGDKNVYTTPRDLYNFSKAMFSKNFLKPELMEMVFAPYSNEKAGMNNYGLGFRMKIFDNGEKLTYHNGWWHGTNSVFAHLLKSKVTIVAIGNKYSNKVYTALALSGLFEDFPLQKEKLHTVMHDNKDTLNSGQEVFGE; from the coding sequence AAGCCAAAGAGACTTCAGCGGAAAATACGACCAATCTTCCTAACTATGGAAACGTAGATCTTGGAGATGTTTTCACTAAAGGTGATGGACAGCTTCTGAACAGGCAGACAACAGTAAGCTATATAGACCAGTACTACAAAAAAATATGGGACGGAGGAGATCTTAGCGGCGGAATTCTGGTTGCTAAAGGAGATGAAATTCTTTACGAAAACTACAGAGGTTTTGGAAGAGAAGGCAATCAGATGCCGATTGATAAAAATACACCTTTGCATGTAGCTTCGGTTTCAAAAACATTAACAGCAATGGCAATGATGAAACTTATTGAGGCGGGAAAAATAAAACTTACAGATCATCTTACCCAATTTTTTCCGGGGTTTCCATATCCGAATGTTACCGTTCAGACTTTATTGGATCAAAGAAGCGGTCTTCCGAAATACGAATATTTTATTACCAAAATACAGCCTGCTCCGGCAGAACTTTCCAAACCGTTTATTACGAATCAGGATGTATTGAATATGATTATCAAATACAAACCTGATCTGGCAAGAGATACCGATACTGGGTTTATGTACTGTAATACCAATTTTGCTCTATTGGCTTTATTGGTTGAAAAAGTTACAAAAACTCCCTTCCCACAGGCGATGAAAGAAATGATTTTCACTCCGTTGAAAATGAACCACACGTATATCTTTCAGGAAAAAGATATTCCTACAGCTTCACAGTCTTTCTATTATGGAGGAAATAAATTGTATCCTTTAGACAGGCTGGATCTTATTTATGGTGACAAAAATGTATACACTACTCCAAGAGATTTGTACAATTTCTCAAAAGCAATGTTTTCAAAAAACTTTCTGAAACCGGAACTGATGGAGATGGTTTTCGCCCCTTACAGCAATGAAAAGGCAGGAATGAATAATTATGGATTAGGATTCAGGATGAAAATCTTTGATAACGGTGAAAAACTGACGTATCACAATGGCTGGTGGCATGGTACAAACTCTGTATTCGCCCACCTTTTAAAATCTAAAGTGACCATCGTAGCTATTGGAAACAAATATTCAAACAAAGTATACACAGCCCTTGCGTTATCCGGATTATTCGAGGATTTTCCTTTACAGAAGGAGAAGCTGCACACCGTTATGCATGACAATAAAGATACTTTAAATTCCGGACAGGAAGTTTTTGGAGAATAA